GCCACCTTTGTTGCTTCCAGCTCCTGTCTCCTCACACATCCACCCTCCGGGCTCTCTCCCCTCATCCTGTTTCTTCCTGCAGGTGAAGCCTTCAGGGAAGACCCCCCAGGTCAGAGCTGCCTTGGCCCCTACCAAGGAGTCCCCCAGGAAAGGGGCTGCCCCAACGCCCCCTGGGAAGACAGTGACTGCAGCTGCCCAGGCCCaggtggggaatggggaggaggaCTCTGGGAGCAGCAGTGAGGAGTCGGACAGTGACGAGGAGGCACCTGCAGCCATGAGCACAGCTCAGGTGAGGCTGGAAGCTGCCCTGCACGGCCTGTACCCTGTGGAAAGGCCTCCTGTGGGCTTGCCTTTTCCTCTCTGAACCTGAAGCCTTGTGCAGCTGgcttccttttccctcctcccacctacGTCTTCACTCACTTTCTCCTTCTGGACTTCCTCCCTGATCTTGTCCTGTGTGTCTCCCAGGTGAAGCCCTTGGGGAAAAACCCCCAGGTGAGACCTGCCTCCACTGTGGGCACAGGACCCCTGGGGAAAGGCACCGGCCCAGTGCTACCTGGGAAGGTGGcgaagaaggaggaggagttaGAGAGCAGCAGTGAGGAGTCATCGGACAGTGATGATGGAGAGGTGCCCATAGCTGTGGCCCCAGCTCAGGTGAGGTCCCTTTCTGTAAGGCTCTTTTCTCCCCTCAGAGTGGTACCGCCTGTGGGCCTCCCAGCCTCACACTTAGACTCTCTCCGACATCTtggtctttttgagacagagtgttgttctgtcgccaggctggacagcagtggccccatctcgactcactgcaacctccacctcccgggttcaagcagttctcctgcctcagcctcccgagagtagctgggactacaggctcccgccacctagcccagctaatttttttattttgtagtagagacggggtttcaccatgttggccaggatggtctcgatggtggagacctcatgatccacccacctcgcctcccaaagtgctgggattacaagcctgagccacggcacccgaCTCTTGGTCTCTTAATATCTGTACACACTTACTATGGGCTCCTTTTCCTGATCCTGTGTATCTCACTCCAGGAAAAGTCATTGGGGAAAATCCTCCAGGCTAAACCTGCCTCAGTTCCTGCCAAGGGGCCCTTGGGAAGAGGGGCTGCCCCAGTGCCCCCTCAGGAGGCAGGGCCTGTAGCCATCCAGGTCAAGGCTGAAAAGCCCACAGAAGACtcagagagcagtgaggagtcgTCAGACAGTGAGGAGGCACCAGCAGCCGTGACTGCAGCTCAGGTGAGGCCTGGGGAAGGAGGCTGCCACATGGCCTAATCGGTCACACCACTATCAGCCCCATGGGGAACTGTGCTCCCTCAGGTAGAGCGTGGGTTCTGGCTGGTGGGGCAGAACAGTAGTGGGAATCCACTTCAGCGCCAACTGGAGGCTGAGTTCAGGAACCTTCTCCAGCCTCTCTTTGTGTCCCCTCAGGCAAAACCAGCTCTGAAAGCTCCTCAGACCAAGGCCTGCCCAAAGAAAACCAGTACCACTGTATCTGCCAAGGTTGCCCCTGTGCAAGTGGGTGCCCAAGCCTCCCGGAAAGCAGGAAGTGCGACTTCAGCAGGCTCATCCCCAGCTGTGGCCTGGGGTGCCCAAAGACCAGCAGAGGACTCTTCAAGCAGTGAGGAGTCAGATAGTGAGGAAGAGAAGACAGGTCCTGCAGTAACCACGGGACAGGTGAGGCCTGTGTTTTCTGGGCGGGCCTCAGGGCCACCCCTACGTGGTCCTTTGGAATCCTGGAGACACCTCTCTTCCACTTGTCATCCCAGGCCAAGTCTGTGGGGAAAGGCCTCCAAGTGAAAGCTGCCTCAGTGCCTGTCAAGGGGCCTTTGGGGCAAGGGACTGCCCCACTACTCCCTGGGAAGACGCAGCCTTCACTCACCCAGGTGAAAGCTGAGATGCAGGAAGACtctgagagcagtgaggaggaatcagacagtgaggaggcagccacgACTCCTGCACAGGTAAGGTCTAGAAGGAGCAGGCCTATCCCATCCACACCTGTTCCTGAGCCAGGGCTGAGGACGGGCTTGTCTGTCGATGGTCTTGCCCCAACGTTTTGCAGAAGCCTTGGATAGCCTCAACACAGCCTCCTTCCCTACCTTTCATTCCATGTCGCCTCTTGGCCATCAGAGCTCCAGGGTCTCTGTCTTGTTTGCCTTTTGAGTCCCGCTGATTGATTCCCTATGATTTCCACGAGCCCTGGAGTTCCCACCCTGCCAGATATTGCCCTGGGCTGGGACTGCTGAGGTCCTGTTCCTCAGGGAAGTCCTGTCTCCATGGAGGTTGGACATGCTCTTCAGTGTGGAGTGATGGGGTTGAGACAGAGGGTGTGAGTCTGGGCTGCACACTGATAGGTGAGAGCATCTAGGGCTTTTACAGGAGGTGGCAGCATCTGAACCATGGTCTGAAAGAGTTGGGCAGTgagagtgttccaggcagaggaagcagtCTCTGTGAGGCTAGGGAATGGGAGAGTGCCTGGGTTGGGTGCCTTGCCACAGGCGGCACATTGTGGTGGGATGGATGGCAGGGGTTTAGAGCcagaccacctgggttcaagtctcaGCCCCAAGTCCTGGCAAGTGCTGTAAGCCATCAGAGCCTCTGCTTACTCTTCTATAAACTGGAAATCAGCCCTCACAGGTTTGGGTGAGAATTTAGGTGAGATCTCACCTGCCACACCCAGCAAAGGACCTGCATACAGCAAGCTGTCTCTGTCACCCTGAGGATGAGCCAGGCTAATGTGGAGCAGATCAGGAGTGAGGTCTCCCAGCCTGGAAGAGCTGAGAGATGGCTTATTCCCTGCACTCACCCACCCactgtttattgtttttaattgtcgttctgtttttttctataacCACTCAGAAattagtcatttcttttttctctgtaccAGAGCACATATTTCTACCAGTTTTTTTGTCCCCCTCTCATTGTTGACTTGTGGGGACCCCAAGTTCCTAGGATTCCTTCACTGAGGTTTTTAAGCTCGGCAGGGGTCCCTTCCAGAGCCTCCTCTCGTCTTTCCCAAATGCGGGCACATTTCAGACCCAGCGCCTTACAGTTTTATTGTGCAGATCACTTACACATTTATCTTCCCTTCTGAGCCTCCCACCTGTACCATGAGgtgcctgatttttaaatttttgaaccaTGGACTATTTCAAAGTAagctgtttaatttccaaatatctgggattacccaggtttctttttgttgttgatttctaatttaatcacATTGTGGTTGGAGAAcatattttgtatgatttcagttcttttttgtGTATTGAGACTTGTTAGGTCAAGTTAGTCTTTGTGTCTTATTTCTTGCGAAAAACACGACTCCACTCTGGAGGACTTACTTGCTGTGCTGATGAGCACCTCAGCCTTAGTCATACTTGGTCCACACTGTGGGGAATCTCTCTTCTTGAAGTCCTGATTCCTCACCTCACTTGACCTCTTGTGTTTGAGGAATGCTGGGGAATGGGGGTGTTTTCTGAAGCTGACTAGTTACCATCTCTGAGTGAGGCAGGGGCCTTGAGACGCTGCCAGCTTCCTCATTCCGTTTCGCATTAGGCTCGCTATCATTCCTGTCAAGGATCTTACTCTGGGAATTCCCCTCTTTCTTGCTCTTCTGTTTCTTGGAGTCCCTGACAGGCCTTTTGGGGTTCTCTGGATGTCAGTTAAGACTAGGTTAAGCTGAAGAAAACCTTGAACAACAAGTATCTTGTTCTGCCATGGCTGCTTGAGCTCCATCACACATCTGAGCCCTGTCAGTACTGGAATGCTCCAGCTACCCTTAGCATTCCATCTAGCCTGGAGCAGGAAGAGACATGTTTCTGACCTGTTATGGCACTCGACTTAGGTTCCATGAACCAGAATTTAATGACATGGCCACCTAGCTGAAAGGGAGCCTGGAAAACATCTTTGTTTTGGGCAGTCTTGTGCTTAGCTAATGCTAAGGAAGGCATGCACAATGAGCGTGAGTGTTTGTTATGTTCCAGACATCATGTTAAACTCTGAATCTCAtatttcatcttcacaataaccctatGTAGGTGGGCCTTATTATTATCCCCTTTTGATAGAGGATGGAACTGAGGCCCACTGAGATCGAGTGATGTGCTCAGGTTCATAAAGCTATTGCATAGAGGAGCCAGAATCCAGACTTGGGCTTGGGCCCCAGCTGTAGAGTCTATGTTCTTAGCTAGCTGCTTTACTCTATCTCACCTTCTCCCTGCttcattcccttttttccacTCAGGTGAAAACCTCAGTAACAAAAAACCAGGCCAAAGCCAACCCAGCTGCCACCAGAGCATCTTCAGCAAAAGGGACAATTGCAGCTCCTGGAAAAGTTGTCAGTGCAACTGCTCAAGCCAAACAGAGATCTCCAGCCAAGGTGAGTGGGGTCAGAAATCACAGGAGGTATGGAGGGTTGGGGCAGACAGGAGGACCACTCACTGACCCCAGCCTGGAGAAGGGCCCTGCATGGGCAGGTCAGCCACCCAGAGTTGTGCTGTGTTGAGGAGTGTGACCAGAAAGGAATCGCTTCCACCTCCAATACCATTATCCCCCTGCAATTCAGGTAAAACCACAAGCAAGAAACCCCCAGAACAGTGCCGTCTTGGTGAGGGGCCCAGCATCTGTGCCACCTGTGGGGAAGGCAGTGGCCCAGACAGGGCCAGAGGAGGACTCAGGGAGCAGTGAGGAGGAATCGGACAGTGAGGAGGAGACGATGGAGATGCCAGCTCAGGTAAACTGGAGAGGTGTAGGGGGAGAGCATCCCCTACATGGGATGTAGCCACCTTTGCTGCATCCAGCTATTTCCTCACACGTTCGCCCTCTGGGCTCTCTCTCCCCTCATCCTATTTCTCACTCCAGATGAAGCCTTCAGGGAAGAACCCCCAGGTCAGAGCTGCCTTGGCCCCTGCCAAGGAGTCCCCCAGGAAAGGGGCTGGCCCAGCACCTCCTGGGAAGACAGGGCCTTTGACCACCCAGGCGGGAAGGCAGAAGGATGACTCAGGGAGCAGCAGTGAGGAGTCGGACAGTGACGGGGAGGCACTGGCCGCTGTGACCTCTGCCCAGGTAAGACTTGCCGGGCCTCTGGGCCACTAACACCCATTCCTCAGTTAGAACTGGGGTTTAGAGtgggacagatcacttgaggtcgggggttcaagaccagtctgccaatgtggtgaaaccccgtctctactaaaaatataaaaattagctgggcatggtggctggtgcctgtagtcccagttacttgggaggctgagacaggagaatccctagaacctggaggctgcagtgacccgagatcaccccattgcaatccagcctgggcaattggaGTGagattatctcaaaaaagaaaaaaaaaagaaaaaccagcctTTAGGGCCAGGTAAGGAGAAGGTAGGCCAGGTTAAGGCTTAAGCCTCCAGCTTCACCATGTCCTCCTCTCTCTGCTGTCATCCACATCTCCTTAGGTAAAACCTGCTATAAAAACCCCTCAAACCAAGACTTCCCTAGCTAAAAGTGTCCTGGATCTAGATCGAGGTCCAGATCTCCACCAGCCCCCAGGCTAGGCAAGTATCTCCCATCACGGGATATGAGACCAAGAATCTAAATGCTAGTTATTGTGCATACATTAATACAAGATGACTCTCCCAGTCGGAGTCCCAAGGAAGCTTGGAGTGTAGCCTTGAGGCTCTGGGGAGATGGAGGAAGTCACATCCCTCACGTTGGCCTTGGAGGTGTATCTCCTCAGGCAGGGCTTTTCTAGCTTAGTGTAAAGCCTGGGCCCTGGAGAGTGGGAACAAAGAAAATCTGGACGATTCCCTAGGTCTGCTTGCAGAAGGCAGCGGGATGGCCACATGCTACAGAAGTGTAGGGTGACAGGCTCCGGCACTGACAGGCTCAGATGTGTGATGGAAATGACTGATGCAGGCCTGGCAGAAATGATGGCTGTCAGGAGAGACAGTAGATAGTGGTAGCAAGTAGGGCACACTGAGGAGCCCTTGCCCCATTCAGAGGGACAGTTCCTATTGGCTTCAGCCAGTCGTGACTGTGGAAATGTACCCTCTGTGTGGCCACATCTTCCATTTCTTAAGGGAAGCTGGAAATCACTGTGCTAGGCCAAGCTCCATAACCTCttagatttctgttttcttcatgagTAAAACAAGCACCTAGATGAACACTCCCTAGCCCTAACTTCTGCCTTTGATACACCAAACCAAAGACTGGGGTGAAAGACATTGGCCCTGACcttaa
This Callithrix jacchus isolate 240 chromosome 2, calJac240_pri, whole genome shotgun sequence DNA region includes the following protein-coding sequences:
- the TCOF1 gene encoding treacle protein isoform X27 yields the protein MAEARKRRELLPLIYHHLLRAGYVRAARAVKEQSGQKCFLAQPVTLLDIYTHWQQTSELGRKRKAEEDAALQAKKTRVSDPISTSESSEEEEEAEAETTKATPRLTSTNSSVMGADLTSSMKEKAKAETEKAGKTGNSMPHPATGKMVAHLLSGKSPRKSAEPSANTTLVSETKKELSNPAFGAAAKPGMVSTGQAGSSSEDTSSSSDETDVEGKPSVKPAQVKASVSTKESPARKAVPALGKVGDVTPQVSGGALPPSRRAKKPEEESESSEEGSESEEEAPAGTPSQVKASEKILQVRAASAPAKGTSGKVAAPAPTGKAGPLASQSKTGKPEEDSESSSVESSDSEEEISAAKVLLQASAKTPQVRAVSAPAKESPRKGAAKAQAVKQEKDSESSSEESDSEEEAPARVKPSGKTPQVRAALAPTKESPRKGAAPTPPGKTVTAAAQAQVGNGEEDSGSSSEESDSDEEAPAAMSTAQVKPLGKNPQVRPASTVGTGPLGKGTGPVLPGKVAKKEEELESSSEESSDSDDGEVPIAVAPAQEKSLGKILQAKPASVPAKGPLGRGAAPVPPQEAGPVAIQVKAEKPTEDSESSEESSDSEEAPAAVTAAQAKPALKAPQTKACPKKTSTTVSAKVAPVQVGAQASRKAGSATSAGSSPAVAWGAQRPAEDSSSSEESDSEEEKTGPAVTTGQAKSVGKGLQVKAASVPVKGPLGQGTAPLLPGKTQPSLTQVKAEMQEDSESSEEESDSEEAATTPAQVKTSVTKNQAKANPAATRASSAKGTIAAPGKVVSATAQAKQRSPAKVKPQARNPQNSAVLVRGPASVPPVGKAVAQTGPEEDSGSSEEESDSEEETMEMPAQMKPSGKNPQVRAALAPAKESPRKGAGPAPPGKTGPLTTQAGRQKDDSGSSSEESDSDGEALAAVTSAQVLSPQKGGNSKPARSKTLVPTPPERNMEESSESSEEELPLTQDWESSRIP
- the TCOF1 gene encoding treacle protein isoform X28, which produces MAEARKRRELLPLIYHHLLRAGYVRAARAVKEQSGQKCFLAQPVTLLDIYTHWQQTSELGRKRKAEEDAALQAKKTRVSDPISTSESSEEEEEAEAETTKATPRLTSTNSSVMGADLTSSMKEKAKAETEKAGKTGNSMPHPATGKMVAHLLSGKSPRKSAEPSANTTLVSETKKELSNPAFGAAAKPGMVSTGQAGSSSEDTSSSSDETDVEGKPSVKPAQVKASVSTKESPARKAVPALGKVGDVTPQVSGGALPPSRRAKKPEEESESSEEGSESEEEAPAGTPSQVKASEKILQVRAASAPAKGTSGKVAAPAPTGKAGPLASQSKTGKPEEDSESSSVESSDSEEEISAAKVLLQASAKTPQVRAVSAPAKESPRKGAAKAQAVKQEKDSESSSEESDSEEEAPARVKPSGKTPQVRAALAPTKESPRKGAAPTPPGKTVTAAAQAQVGNGEEDSGSSSEESDSDEEAPAAMSTAQVKPLGKNPQVRPASTVGTGPLGKGTGPVLPGKVAKKEEELESSSEESSDSDDGEVPIAVAPAQEKSLGKILQAKPASVPAKGPLGRGAAPVPPQEAGPVAIQVKAEKPTEDSESSEESSDSEEAPAAVTAAQAKPALKAPQTKACPKKTSTTVSAKVAPVQVGAQASRKAGSATSAGSSPAVAWGAQRPAEDSSSSEESDSEEEKTGPAVTTGQAKSVGKGLQVKAASVPVKGPLGQGTAPLLPGKTQPSLTQVKAEMQEDSESSEEESDSEEAATTPAQVKTSVTKNQAKANPAATRASSAKGTIAAPGKVVSATAQAKQRSPAKVKPQARNPQNSAVLVRGPASVPPVGKAVAQTGPEEDSGSSEEESDSEEETMEMPAQMKPSGKNPQVRAALAPAKESPRKGAGPAPPGKTGPLTTQAGRQKDDSGSSSEESDSDGEALAAVTSAQKGGNSKPARSKTLVPTPPERNMEESSESSEEELPLTQDWESSRIP